A region of the Pseudarthrobacter phenanthrenivorans Sphe3 genome:
CGGTCCAGGAACGCCACGATGTACAGGATGACGAGCATCGGCATCAGCCGGAAGGAAGCCTTGGAGACCGCCGATTTGAGGACCGGCGAATCCAGGAGCTCCTTGGTGGATGCTGCTGTTAGGGACATAAAAACTCCTCTTTGAGTGTGTAAGAGTGAATCGAAGCCAGCGGTGAACGGCTAGATCGAAAAGGCGATGAGCGCCACACCGGCCAGGCAGGCGAGGATGCCGATGGCCAGGTAGATCCGACGTTCTTTGCTCCAGGAGCCCATGGGATGCCCTTTTCCTAATGCATGTAGAGCCCGCCGTCCACGTTCAGCGTCTGGCCGGAGATGTAGCCGGCGTCTTCGCTGAAGAGGAAGGCGATGGCGGCGGCAATGTCACGGGTGGAGCCCACACGGTTGACCACCAGGTCTTTGGTGAGTTCCTCTTTCCGTTCTTCGCTGAGCGTCCCGCCCATGATGTCCGTATCGATGGGACCGGGAGAGATGGCGTTGACGGTGATGTCGTACTCCCCCAGTTCACGGGCAGTGGCACGGGTCAGGCCGATCACGCCTGCCTTTGCCGCTGAGTAGGGAGTCTTGGAGAAGGTGCCGCCGCCGCGCTGGGCGGATACCGAGGAAATGTTGACGATGCGGCCAATCCGGTTCCTGGCCATGGATTCAGCGACCCGCTTGGTGGCGTAGTGGACACCATTCAGGTTGATGTCCAGCACGCGGTTCCATTCGGCAGCATCGAGCTCCAGGTAGGGAACCGGGGAGCTGACGCCGGCAACGTTGGCCAGCGCAACGACCTGCGGCAGCTCGGCCTCGATCGAGTCGATGGCCGCACGGACGGACGCTTCGTCTGCCACGTTGGCACCGGCGCCGTGGGCCTGGACCCCGTACTGGGAGGCAAGCTCCTTGGCTGTGGCCTTGCACAGGGCATCGTCAAGATCGATGATGCCGATGTTCCAGCCCTGGGCGGCAAGGTAGTTTGCGGTGGCGCGGCCAATGCCCCGCTCGGAGACGGCGCCCGTAATTATTGCCGTGCGTTCCGTGGGGAAAGTGCTCATGGTGCTCCTCAGGCGTTGGAAGAAGGACGGGAGTGGACAGGCTCAGCTGATGGGGGCCGGGCCGAGGTCGTCAAGCAGCTTTTGCATGGCCACGTAGGCCTTGTTGCGG
Encoded here:
- a CDS encoding SDR family NAD(P)-dependent oxidoreductase; amino-acid sequence: MSTFPTERTAIITGAVSERGIGRATANYLAAQGWNIGIIDLDDALCKATAKELASQYGVQAHGAGANVADEASVRAAIDSIEAELPQVVALANVAGVSSPVPYLELDAAEWNRVLDINLNGVHYATKRVAESMARNRIGRIVNISSVSAQRGGGTFSKTPYSAAKAGVIGLTRATARELGEYDITVNAISPGPIDTDIMGGTLSEERKEELTKDLVVNRVGSTRDIAAAIAFLFSEDAGYISGQTLNVDGGLYMH